Proteins encoded in a region of the Watersipora subatra chromosome 5, tzWatSuba1.1, whole genome shotgun sequence genome:
- the LOC137397260 gene encoding uncharacterized protein — MELLVKGQTETAAKLAPSAALPKFSEYDPATELLTDYMNRYDTFVAAHSIPEEREANVFLINQSPVLYKQISNMASQLETPKLIKEVTMEEIDNFLKEQYDPTRFLVRERYKFWSTMKRKPTETIHELANRIRQEATTCDFSNIDDPLDEAMRTRFVCSVNNEAVLKALFKVKETELSFKRAIEIATETEDAAKIAKETVYGEQQKVNKVQPDHRTKTPTGSSNYKEARQTTFNCYRCNKTTHTAKECPYRSATCNFCQKLGHLRVACRKRKATTNKRPIAQIYTKTTA; from the coding sequence ATGGAACTACTGGTGAAAGGTCAAACCGAGACAGCAGCGAAGCTAGCACCATCGGCAGCCTTACCCAAGTTTTCAGAGTATGATCCAGCTACCGAACTATTGACTGATTACATGAATCGATATGACACTTTTGTAGCAGCTCACTCTATACCTGAGGAGAGAGAAGCTAACGTGTTCTTAATTAATCAGTCACCTGTTCTCTACAAACAGATCAGCAACATGGCTAGCCAACTGGAGACCCCAAAACTTATAAAGGAAGTTACCATGGAAGAAATAGATAATTTCTTAAAAGAACAATATGATCCCACACGATTTTTAGTACGCGAGCGTTATAAATTCTGGAGTACTATGAAAAGGAAACCTACAGAAACTATTCATGAATTAGCGAATAGAATTAGACAGGAAGCGACCACATGTGACTTTTCTAATATTGATGATCCATTAGATGAAGCTATGAGAACACGGTTTGTCTGCTcagtaaataatgaagcagttctcaaagcaCTGTTCAAAGTAAAAGAAACTGAGCTATCTTTTAAAAGAGCTATTGAAATTGCGACAGAAACGGAGGACGCAGCCAAGATAGCCAAAGAAACCGTATATGGAGAGCAACAAAAAGTTAACAAGGTACAACCAGATCATAGAACTAAGACACCAACAGGATCTTCAAACTACAAAGAAGCAAGACAGACAACTTTCAATTGCTACAGATGCAATAAAACTACACATACTGCTAAGGAATGTCCATACAGatctgctacatgtaatttttgcCAGAAGTTGGGACATCTAAGAGTTGCCTGCCGAAAAAGAAAAGCAACTACTAATAAAAGGCCTATAGCACAAATCTACACCAAAACAACAGCTTAA